Proteins from a single region of Malassezia restricta chromosome IV, complete sequence:
- a CDS encoding xylulokinase, which yields MLRSSSGGRCLGPGRQASDTSTMSSAYFVGLDLSTQALKASLLDASLRGVDEVSVRFDVDVPEFGTSGGVLRHGHALLDEPEAVAAPVDMYVAAMDVLWDRIAEKWPVDRIVALSAAGQQHASVYWAQGATDLLRDVEAHAPLRPQLAGAFSRAIVPNWQDATTLDECAELMRWADTTGGMCEVTGSMAHTRFTGAQILRWRRRHPEQYARTERIALVSNFVTTLLLAGGADARIAPLDQSDACGMNLWDMRTRAWSQPLLAMVDGAQAGALEAKLGHVVLDPRVPVGRVGTWLQRRYGLASSCLVCQATGDNPATLQCLTPRMGEAVISLGTSDTVLLPSQVYTPDPTYHIFAHPVTTGEAHGTPPYFLMLVYKNGSLAREWVRDTYAGGTWAGFDAALQSAAEPLQRGTGFFWLRPEIIPWHARGLHRFNEHDEPIEAFEDATYHVPAIVQSQCLAFKTSIDRVLRTSRTPLQRVYVVGGAAENEHVCQLLADVLGCDVARPRIVGRSAETGQRVPYNYCSVGAACRARWVWAVMQGEHAPFETCMTEARGGEDAYDLVARPDPARTEAFAACVPRWTALASRAYAEGIE from the coding sequence ATGCTTAGATCATCTTCTGGCGGGCGGTGCCTGGGCCCAGGGCGCCAAGCCAGCGACACCTCCACGATGTCGTCGGCCTACTTTGTGGGACTCGACTTgtcgacgcaggcgctcaaagcgtcgctgctggatgcgtcGCTCCGTGGTGTAGATGAGGTGAGTGTGCGCTTtgacgtcgacgtgcctgAGTTTGGCACGAGtggcggcgtgctgcgtcatggccacgcgctgctcgatgaGCCAGAGGCGGTCGCGGCGCCGGTCGACATGTACGTCGCGGCTATGGACGTGCTATGGGACCGCATCGCAGAAAAGTGGCCCGTCGATCGCATCGTCGCTCTGAGTGCCGCTGGACAGCAGCATGCCTCCGTCTACTGGGCTCAAGGCGCGACGGACCTGCTCCGCGACGTCGAGGCACATGCTCCGCTTCGTCCTCAGCTGGCCGGCGCGTTTTCGCGCGCGATCGTGCCCAACTGGCAGGATGCCACGACCCTCGATGAGTGTGCCGAGCTCATGCGGTGGGCAGATACCACAGGTGGCATGTGCGAGGTCACAGGCAGCATGGCTCACACGCGCTTCACCGGCGCTCAGATTCTGcggtggcgcaggcgccacCCTGAGCAGTATGCGCGAACGGAGCGCATTGCGCTCGTGAGCAACTTTGTCACGACGCTCCTGCTagccggcggcgccgatgcgcgCATAGCGCCACTAGATCAGAGCGATGCGTGTGGCATGAACTTGTGGGATATGCGCACGCGTGCGTGGAGTCagccgctgctggcgaTGGTCGATGGTGCGCAAGCCGGTGCGTTGGAAGCGAAGCTGGGCCACGTTGTGCTGGATCCGCGCGTGCCCGTCGGACGCGTCGGCACATGGCTCCAGCGACGCTACGGCCTCGCATCCTCGTGTCTCGTGTGCCAGGCCACGGGCGATAATCCCGCGACGCTGCAGTGCCTGACACCACGGATGGGCGAGGCCGTCATCTCTCTCGGCACATCGGACACGGTGTTGCTGCCCAGCCAGGTATATACGCCGGATCCCACGTACCATATCTTTGCGCATCCGGTCACGACAGGCGAGgcgcacggcacgccgccgtACTTCCTCATGCTCGTGTACAAGAACGGGTCGCTCGCGCGTGAATGGGTGCGTGATACGTATGCGGGCGGCACATGGGCCGGCtttgatgcggcgctgcagtCGGCTGCCGAGCCACTGCAGCGTGGCACGGGCTTTTTCTGGCTGCGTCCGGAGATCATTCCCTGGCACGCACGGGGCCTTCACCGATTCAACGAGCATGACGAGCCGATCGAGGCGTTTGAGGACGCAACGTACCATGTGCCTGCGATCGTGCAGAGCCAGTGCCTGGCGTTCAAGACGAGCATCGATCGCGTCCttcgcacgtcgcgcacgcctctgcagcgcgtgtatgtcgtcggtggcgcagcTGAGAACGAGCACGTGTGCCAGCTGCTCGCTGATGTGCTCGGCTGCGACGTCGCGAGgccgcgcatcgtcggccGCTCTGCCGAGACGGGccagcgcgtgccgtacaACTACTGCTCggtcggcgccgcctgccgcgctcgatggGTATGGGCCGTCATGCAAggcgagcatgcgccgtTCGAGACGTGCATGACCGAGGCGCGGGGCGGAGAGGACGCATACGACCTGGTAGCGCGGCCCGACCCGGCGCGGACCGAGGCCTTTGCGGCGTGTGTGCCGAGGTGGACGGCGCTGGCATCACGCGCCTATGCGGAGGGCATCGAGTAG
- a CDS encoding geranylgeranyl diphosphate synthase, type III has product MGPPIAARLPAQPAWTPAQEAMIMEPYAYLDAQPGKEFRSHLLDAFHVWMPSVASEALTHIKALIRRLHHASLMIDDVEDASDMRRGAPAAHKVFGVAQTINTANYAYFQVLSDVAHWQPRALPALIRELEWLHRGQGLELYWREHATCPTESEYADMVVHKTGGLFRVALCLMDSVADTDAAPFVPLANLLGLLFQIRDDYLNLQPPSACDDITEGKFSFPLIHAVRTAKDATLLTMLQQHTQDPALKQQAVAYMQDVTNSFAYTRDVWHALHTQTRTEIARLERTWGENQAMHRLLDALRIGA; this is encoded by the coding sequence ATGGGGCCGCCGATCGCAGCGCGCCTGCCCGCCCAGCCGGCCTggacgccggcgcaggAGGCCATGATCATGGAGCCGTACGCGTACCTGGACGCGCAGCCGGGCAAAGAGTTCCGCAGTCACCTGCTGGACGCGTTTCACGTGTGGATGcccagcgtcgcgagcgaggcCCTGACGCACATCAAGGCCCTGATCCGGCGCCTGCACCACGCGAGTCTGATGATCGACGATGTCGAAGATGCCTCTGACATGCGGCGTGGTGCGCCTGCGGCTCACAAGGTATTTGGCGTAGCGCAGACGATCAATACGGCCAACTACGCCTACTTCCAGGTCCTCAGTGATGTGGCGCACTGGCAGCCACGCGCCCTGCCGGCGCTCATACGCGAGCTCGAGTGGCTGCATCGTGGCCAGGGTCTCGAGCTGTACTGGCGCGAGCACGCCACATGCCCCACCGAGTCCGAGTacgccgacatggtcgtcCACAAGACGGGCGGCCTGTTCCGCGTCGCCCTCTGCCTGATGGACAGCGTCGCTGACACGGACGCAGCGCCGTTCGTGCCGCTGGCCAATCTGCTGGGCCTGCTCTTCCAAATACGCGACGACTACCTCAATCTGCAGCCGCCCTCGGCCTGCGACGACATCACCGAGGGCAAATTCTCCTTCCCCCTCATCCATGCCGTCCGCACAGCGAAGGACGCTACCCTGCtgacgatgctgcagcagcataCCCAGGACCCCGCGCTCAAGCAGCAGGCCGTCGCGTACATGCAGGACGTGACGAACAGCTTCGCCTACACGCGCGACGTGTGGCACGCGCTACATACCCAGACCCGCACCGAAATCGCGCGCCTGGAGCGCACGTGGGGCGAGAATCAAGCGATGCACCGCCTACTCGATGCCCTCCGCATAGGCGCGTGA
- a CDS encoding DNA-directed RNA polymerases I, II, and III subunit RPABC3 → MSVNSLFDTQFVVKEIDPDGKKFDRVSRVIATSPTLDMTLSIDIATDIYPVHVGQQLAFLLVSSLRRDKAESDSAADRDAWRLDQDDTSLASGYDYVMYGKIFKYDERSTEQVSVYGSFGGLLMALTGSFRHLSKITVGANVYLLLR, encoded by the exons ATGAGTGTGAACAGCCTGTTTGATACGCAGTTTGTGGTGAAGGAGATTGATCCTGATGGCAAAAAGTTTGACAGGG TCTCGCGTGTGATTgccacgtcgccgacgcTCGACATGACGCTGTCGATCGATATTGCGACGGACATTTACCCCGTGCAcgtcggccagcagctggcgttcctgctcgtgtcgtcgctgcgtcgcgacaAGGCTGAGAGCGACAGCGCTGCGGACCGCGATGCGTGGCGTCTCGACCAGGACGACACCTCGCTCGCGAGCGGGTACGACTATGTCATGTACGGCAAGATTTTCAAGTACGACGAGCGCAGTACCGAGCAGGTATCTGTCTACGGCTCCTTTGGCGGCCTGCTGATGGCCCTCACCGGCTCGTTCCGCCATCTGAGCAAGATCACGGTCGGCGCGAACGTGTACCTCCTCCTGCGCTAA
- a CDS encoding TBC1 domain family member 2 — MPRSGRGPPRRAAHGAWVDDDDAWAATSDDDEFVARIATEPVALSAPSPPAPPAWTLVTSEPPAAEQHSHPTRKTSGASAATSSAAAAAAAADNDEQTFTWAERHMALGSPHLGATPPTVYLEAVVEDPMFLLAKCKARTYTMSPPSTPKDESAPPPLPTEDVGTWIGAAAFDPLATMSDGVFTTPSLPPPPPPPSSPPRAPAARLERRTSSRTLRNRHRLVQCLQSEHIDMAVLRSLAWKGVPPDLRPIVWPILLGYLPPTAALRTSTLARKRAEYASGVERAFRRESLDRAAWHQIRIDVPRTNPGLRLWQQAETQRALERILYVWAIRHPASGYVQGINDLVTPFFEVCLSAYTDTDPETFELATLPQYVREALEADTFWCMSRLLDGIQDNYIFAQPGILRQLSVMSDVVQRMDPELHAHLAEQGVEYMQFSFRWMNCLLMREMSVKSIIRIWDTYLAEGADSFAGFHPFVCAVFLHRWREALLTMDFQGMIMFLQSLPTQHWSDKDAEMLLSEAFMYKSLFGNSAHIGS; from the coding sequence atgccgcgcagcggACGTGGcccgccgcggcgtgcggcgcatggtgcgtgggtcgacgacgacgatgcgtgggcggcgacctcggacgacgacgagttTGTTGCGCGCATAGCCACCGAGCCCGTCGCGCTCTCCGCGCCGAgtccgcctgcgccgcctgcctGGACGCTCGTGACGTCGGAGCCGCcggccgccgagcagcaCTCGCACCCGACGCGAAAGACGTCGGGCGCGAGCGCTGCGACGTCTTctgcggcagcagcagcagcagcagccgaCAACGACGAACAGACATTTACCTGGGCCGAGCGGCATATGGCGCTCGGCTCGCCGCACCTCGGCGCGACGCCACCCACCGTTTACCTCGAGGCCGTGGTGGAAGATCCCATGTTTCTCCTAGCCAAGTGCAAGGCACGCACCTATACCATGtcgccgccgtcgacgccgaaAGACGAGAgcgcgccaccgccgctgccgaccGAGGACGTCGGCACCTGGATCGGCGCTGCGGCCTTTGATCCGCTGGCGACGATGAGCGATGGCGTCTTTACGACGCCGAGCctgccaccaccaccaccgccgccaTCGTCACCGCCCCGCGCGCCCGcagcgcgtctcgagcggcgcacgtcctCCCGCACCCTTCGCAACCGACACCGACTCGTGCAGTGCCTGCAGAGCGAGCACATTGACATGGCGGTGCTGCGGTCGCTCGCGTGGAAGGGCGTGCCGCCTGACCTGCGCCCGATTGTGTGGCCGATCCTGCTGGGCTACCTGCCGCCGaccgcggcgctgcgcacctCGACGCTCGCACGGAAGCGCGCCGAGTACGCGTcgggcgtcgagcgcgcgtTCCGAcgcgagtcgctcgacCGCGCGGCATGGCACCAGATccgcatcgacgtgccgcgGACGAACCCGGGCCTGCGGCTGTGGCAGCAGGccgagacgcagcgcgcgctcgagcgcatcctgTACGTGTGGGCGATCCGGCATCCGGCGTCGGGGTATGTGCAGGGCATCAACGACCTCGTGACGCCGTTCTTTGAGGTGTGCTTGAGTGCGTACACGGACACGGACCCGGAGACGTTTGAGCtggcgacgctgccgcagtacgtgcgcgaggcgctcgaggcggaCACGTTCTGGTGCATGTCGCGCCTGCTGGACGGGATCCAGGACAACTACATCTTTGCGCAGCCGGGCATCCTGCGGCAGCTGAGCGTGATGAGCgacgtcgtccagcgcatgGATCCGgagctgcacgcgcacctggccgagcaggGCGTCGAGTACATGCAGTTCTCGTTCCGCTGGATGAACTGCCTGCTGATGCGCGAGATGAGCGTGAAGAGCATCATCCGGATCTGGGACACGTACCTCGCCGAGGGCGCCGACTCGTTCGCGGGCTTCCATCCGTTCGTGTGTGCCGTATTCCTGCACCGGTGGCGCGAGGCCCTGCTCACTATGGACTTTCAGGGCATGATCATGTTCCTCCAGAGCctgccgacgcagcacTGGTCCGACAAGGACGCGGAGATGCTCCTGAGCGAGGCGTTTATGTACAAGTCCCTGTTTGGCAATAGCGCGCACATAGGCAGCTAG
- a CDS encoding RNA exonuclease 4 yields MTADAPAGSHWKALQQQMQGPRKKRSTRSLHAKAEVVSTSATDALPWFAEDLAPGDLALAMSEAPSAATAEARKRQVLGEPYNATAAKREPGHYLAIDCEMVGVGPRGTGSHLARVSIVNWYGHVVLDTFVRPRERVTDFRTWVSGVRPSDLKHAPPLAEVQARVAELIKGRVLVGHAIHNDLKALLLSHPRHKIRDTSTFQPLRELAGNKQPGLRTLARLVLDIEIQAKHAAHSPVEDAQATMAVFRTQKAAWDASLGIGVKKHDAPRRTPSLRRPKSTEGWWEEEAAH; encoded by the coding sequence ATGACGGCCGATGCCCCGGCAGGGAGCCACTGGAAGgccctgcagcagcagatgcaGGGGCCGCGGAAAAagcgctcgacacgctcgctgcacgccaaggccgaggtggtgtcgacgagcgccacggACGCGCTGCCGTGGTTCGCCGAGGACCTGGCGCcgggcgacttggcgcTCGCAatgagcgaggcgccgtcggcggcgacggcggaGGCGAGGAAGCGgcaggtgctgggcgagcCATACAatgcgacggcggcgaagcgcgagcCGGGCCACTACCTCGCGATCGACTGCGAGATGGTCGGTGTCGGACCACGCGGGACGGGCTCGCACCTCGCGCGTGTGTCGATCGTCAACTGGTACGGCCacgtcgtgctcgacacgTTTGTGCGgccgcgcgagcgcgtgaCGGACTTTCGTACGTGGGTGTCGGGCGTGCGGCCATCGGACCTGaagcacgcgccgccgctggccgaggtgcaggcgcgcgtcgcggaGCTCATCAAGGGCCGCGTCTTGGTAGGCCATGCGATCCACAACGAcctcaaggcgctgctgctctcGCATCCGCGGCACAAGATCCGCGACACGTCGACGTTCCagccgctgcgcgagctcgcgGGCAACAAGCAGCCCGgtctgcgcacgctcgcgcggcTCGTCCTCGACATTGAGATCCAGGCGAagcacgcggcgcacagcCCCGTGGAAGATGCGCAGGCGACGATGGCCGTGTTCCGCACGCAGAAGGCGGCGTgggacgcgtcgctcggcatcggcgtCAAGaagcacgacgcgccgcggcggacgccgtcgctgcgccGGCCCAAAAGCACCGAGGGATGGTGggaggaggaggcggcCCACTAG
- a CDS encoding phospholipid-transporting ATPase, producing the protein MDDDETETLFGAPRRRNEPTHVLAALDDDVDLLDGDDMKPPADDGASVLGVAKAAPADDVLWDEEHWIDDIPMRPVGSSKRIEADDDDDAIQPTSRRPPSPPPQPEREAPRRPAASTSRGAQLLRLLLADAKWQLLSLRHRLRRELRSWRGLPVGDDKRTIVLNDAAANVNDDYDSNQVMTNKYNLVTFVPVFLVEQFSKYANLFFLFIGCIQQIPGVSPTNRWTTLVPLAIVLLIAAAKEISEDWQRYTADMEMNAHLVPVLDVSSGTWVSRAWREVRVGDIVRVSRDEFFPADLVLLSSSEPEGLAYVETANLDGETNLKVKQALPLTAPLVSATRVSSLRGTLSCEAPNNSLYTFDGTLDVPGQAPRPVGPDQLLLRGAQLRNAPWVYGLVVFTGHDTKLLQNATKTPLKRTRVEKHVNALILSLFGLLMALSLMSSIGAQVYIGSAPAYLMPQLDGRSGVRQFVESVLTFIILYNSLIPISLIVSMDVVKLQQAALINSDLDLYYEPHDTPAQCRRSNLVEDLGQIDYIFSDKTGTLTRNEMQFRQASIAGATFADVVSDAPAAEERFAWASLPDVLARGDALARAVHAFLCLLAVCHTVIPEARGDGRVVFQASSPDEAALVAGAQALGYEFTTRTPRSVYVQVQGAEQAYELLQVCEFTSARKRMSTVVREPSGRIVVYCKGADTVMLPRLSPACAHVDATLQHLEAYASEGLRTLCVAMRVLDAAEYEAWARRYEQAAAQLDGRRAALDAVAEELEQDLELLGATAIEDKLQDGVPETIATLQTAGIRVWVLTGDRQETAINIGYSCRLISESMSLLIVNEATAADTASVIQQQLATIEAHPDAAEELALIVEGRSLQHALQAPLAAPFLRLASQCKAVMCCRVSPLQKALVVELVKAYTDALLLAIGDGANDVGMIQAAHVGVGISGHEGLQAARSADVSISQFRFLRKLLLVHGNWSYARLSKMVLYSFYKTVTLYVTLFWYSFYNGFSGQTAYESWSQSFYNVAFTMLPTLVIGIFDQYVSAVMLERYPQLYHEPFFTGRAIGGWMANAVYHSITNFFFVTYMFEAQTIRHAGHTTYQWLWGTALYFSVLVTVLGKAALVSNVWTRYTLLAIPGSLGLTLVFFVVFATIAPALGVSMEYSYIVPRLLGTPRFWIVIVFVPVLSLLRDLLWRFWQRTYRPKSYHIVQEMQKYQLQDVHPRTDAFRKNIRQVRAVQRMRRSRGYAFSQTEHHQAHLVRQYDTTQARPQGM; encoded by the coding sequence cagcctgagcgcgaggcgccgcggcggccagccgcgtcgacgtcgcgcggtgcgcagctgctgcggctgctgctggccgaTGCGAAGTGGCAGCTGCTCTCGCTGCGgcaccgcctgcgccgtgagctgcgctcgtggcgcggCCTGCCGGTCGGTGACGACAAGCGCACGATCGTGCTGAACGATGCTGCGGCGAACGTGAACGACGACTATGACAGCAACCAGGTGATGACGAACAAGTACAATCTCGTGACGTTTGTGCCGGTGTTTTTGGTGGAGCAGTTTTCGAAGTATGCGAATCTGTTCTTCCTGTTCATCGGGTGTATCCAGCAGATTCCGGGCGTGTCGCCGACGAACCGGTGGACGACGcttgtgccgctggcgATCGTGCTGCTGATTGCGGCTGCGAAGGAAATCTCGGAGGACTGGCAGCGGTACACGGCGGACATGGAGATGAATGCGCACCTCGTGCCTGTGCTCGACGTGAGCAGCGGGACGTGGGTGTCGCGGGCGTGgcgcgaggtgcgtgtCGGCGACATTGTGCGGGTGTCGCGGGACGAGTTTTTTCCCGCGGACctcgtgctgctgagcagcaGTGAGCCGGAGGGGCTGGCGTATGTGGAGACGGCGAACCTGGACGGCGAGACGAATCTCAAGGTGAAGCAGGCGCTGCCACtgacggcgccgctggtgtcggcgacgcgcgtttcgtcgctgcgtggcacgctgtcgtgcgaggcgccgaaCAACAGCCTGTACACGTTTGATGGGACGCTGGACGTGCCTGGCCAGGCACCGCGTCCCGTCGGGCCTgatcagctgctgctgcgtggcgcgcagctgcgcaatgCGCCGTGGGTGTATGGCCTCGTGGTGTTTACGGGCCACGAcaccaagctgctgcagaaTGCGACCAAGACGCCGCTGAAGCGCACGCGGGTGGAAAAGCACGTGAATGCGCTCATTCTGTCGCTGTTTGGGCTGCTGATGGCGCTGTCGCTGATGTCGAGTATTGGCGCGCAGGTGTACATCGGCTCGGCGCCGGCGTACCTGATGCCGCAGCTCGATGGCcgcagcggcgtgcgccaGTTTGTCGAGTCGGTGCTGACGTTCATCATCCTGTACAACAGCTTAATTCCCATTTCGCTGATTGTGTCGATGGATGTGGTCAAGTtgcagcaggcggcgctgaTCAACTCGGACTTGGACCTGTACTATGAGCCGCACGACACGCCGGCGCAGTGCCGGCGCTCGAACCTCGTGGAGGATCTGGGCCAGATTGACTACATTTTTTCGGACAAGACGGGCACGCTGACGCGCAACGAGATGCAGTTCCGGCAGGCCTCGATCGCGGGCGCCACGTTTGCGGACGTGGTGAgtgatgcgccggcggcggaggagcGGTTCGCGTGGGCGAGCCTGCCGGACGTGCTGGCGCggggcgatgcgctggcgcgtgcggTGCATGCGTTTCTGTGTCTGTTGGCGGTGTGCCACACGGTGATTCCTGAGGCGCGGGGCGATGGCCGAGTGGTGTTCCAGGCCTCGAGTCCCGATGAGGCCGCGCTGGTCGCGggtgcgcaggcgctgggcTACGAGTTTACGACgcggacgccgcgctcggtGTATGTGCAGGTGCAGGGGGCGGAGCAGGCGtatgagctgctgcaggtGTGTGAGTTTACGTCGGCGCGGAAGCGCATGTCGACGGTGGTGCGTGAGCCGAGTGGGCGGATTGTCGTGTACTGCAAGGGTGCGGATACGGTgatgctgccgcgcctgtCGCCGGCGTGTGCGCATGTGGatgcgacgctgcagcatctGGAGGCGTATGCGTCCGAGGGCCTGCGGACGCTGTGTGTGGCGATGCGGGTGCTGGATGCGGCGGAGTATGAGGCGTGGGCGCGGCGGTacgagcaggcggcggcgcagctggatgggcggcgtgcggcgctggatgcgGTGGCGGAGGAGCTGGAGCAGGACTtggagctgctgggcgcgaCGGCGATTGAGGACAAGCTGCAGGACGGCGTGCCGGAGACGATTGCGACGCTGCAGACGGCGGGTATCCGGGTGTGGGTGCTGACGGGGGACCGGCAGGAGACGGCGATCAACATTGGGTACTCGTGCCGCCTGATATCTGAGTCGATGAGTCTGCTGATTGTGAATgaggcgacggcggcggacacggcgtcggtgatccagcagcagctcgcgacgatcgaggcgcatcCGGACGCGGCGGAGGAGCTCGCGCTGATTGTCGAGGGGCGCAGTctgcagcatgcgctgcaggcgccgctggccgcGCCGTTTCTGCGCCTGGCGTCGCAGTGCAAGGCGGTCATGTGCTGCCGAGTGTCGCCGCTGCAAAAGGCGCTGGTGGTCGAGCTCGTGAAGGCGTACACggacgcgctgctgctggcgaTTGGCGACGGCGCGAACGATGTGGGCATGAtccaggcggcgcatgtgggcGTCGGCATCAGTGGGCACGAGGGgctgcaggcggcgcggaGTGCGGACGTGTCGATCAGCCAGTTCCGGTTCCTGCgcaagctgctgctggtgcaCGGCAACTGGAGCTATGCGCGGCTGAGCAAGATGGTGCTGTATTCGTTCTACAAGACGGTGACGCTGTATGTGACGCTGTTCTGGTACTCGTTCTACAACGGGTTCTCGGGGCAGACGGCGTACGAGTCGTGGTCGCAGTCGTTCTACAATGTGGCGTTCACGATGCTGCCGACGCTCGTGATCGGCATCTTTGACCAGTACGTGAGTGCCGTGATGCTCGAGCGGTATCCGCAGCTGTACCATGAGCCGTTCTTCACGGGCCGCGCGATCGGCGGCTGGATGGCGAACGCGGTGTACCACTCGATCACGAACTTCTTTTTCGTGACGTACATGTTCGAGGCGCAGACGATCCGGCATGCGGGGCACACGACGTACCAGTGGCTATGGGGCACGGCGCTGTACTTCTCCGTGCTCGTGACGGTGCTCGgcaaggcggcgctcgtgtcgAATGTGTGGACGCGGTacacgctgctggcgatCCCGGGGTCGCTGGGCCTCACGCTCGTGTTCTTCGTCGTGTTTGCGACGAtagcgccggcgctcggcgtgtCGATGGAGTACTCGTACAtcgtgccgcgcctgctcggcacgccgcgcttcTGGATCGTGATTGTGTTTGTGCCTGTCCTGTCCCTGCTACGTGACTTGCTGTGGCGCTTCTGGCAGCGCACGTACCGCCCCAAGTCGTACCACATCGTGCAGGAGATGCAAAAGTACCAGCTGCAGGACGTGCATCCACGCACCGACGCGTTCCGCAAGAACATCCGCCAggtgcgcgccgtgcagcgcatgcgccgctcgcggGGCTATGCGTTCTCGCAGACGGAGCACCACCAggcgcacctcgtgcgGCAGTACGacacgacgcaggcgcggccGCAGGGTATGTAG